The DNA sequence TGCCCTCCGGAATCGCGTAGTAGTCGCTCGCGTAGTCCAGCGCGCGGTTCGTCGTAAACGTCAGCACGAAGTAGATGGCACTGACGAAGAGGATGACCTCCAGCACCGCCGACGTCTGCCGGACGAAGAGGTCGTAGCTCCGGGTCAGCATCTCGGCCAGTCCGATAGCGAAGACGACGCTCGTGTCCTTGAGGACGATGGTCACCTCGTTTTGGAAGCCGGGGACGCTCCGGCGGAGTGCCTGCGGCACGACGACGTAGCGGATGCCCTGGAGCCGACTCATCCCGACCGACCGTGCGGCCTCCAACTGTCCTTCGTCGACGCTCTGGAGCGCGCCGCGGAACACCTGCGACAGATACGCCGCGCTCCGCAACCCGAGGCCGAGCACCCCGGCGACGAACGCGCCGCCGATGGTGAAGAAGCCGAGCGGGATGTCCGGGGTCGGGAAGACGAAGAACGCGAAGATGAGGAGGACGACGATGGGCGTCCCGCGGAGGACGACACCGACCGTCTTCACCGCCCGTTTCGGCAGTCCGCCGCCGTAGACCTCGACGACGCCAGCGGGAAAGCCCGCGGCGAGGCCGAGGAGGACGCTCGCCACCGTCAGTGCGACGGTGATGACCGCCCCACCGAGGAGATAGGTGGCGTTGTTGGCGACGAACACCCAGTCAGACTGCGCGACGATACCGAGGAGTCCGGTCATGGGTCTCGGTTAGGCGTCGCTGAACCACTCGTTGCGGATCTCCTCGTACGTGCCGTTGTCCTGGACCGTGGCGAGGCCGTCGTTGAGTGCCGACTGGAGGTCGGAGTCGTCCTGGCGGATGCCGAAGCCGTAGCGTTCGCCCGTCTCGTAGACGAAGGCGACCTGCACGTCGCGCTGGCTCTCGAAGGTCTGGGCGACCGGCTGGTCGAGGACGACGGCGTCGATGTTGCCGTTCTCGAGGTCCTCGACGGCGAAGACGTAGTTGCCGTAGGTGTTGAAGTTCGACTCGTCGAGCTTGCCCTCCTCGATGAGTTCGCTGTTCACGACACCGGCACCGGTCGTTCCCTCCTGGGCACCGACGCGCTGGCCCGACAGGTCGTCGAGGCTCTCCGGCCGGAAGTCGCTGTTGTTGGCGACGAGGATCGACTGGTCGGCGTTGTAGTACGGGTCCGAGAAGGAGATGGTCTCCTGGCGTTCCTCGTTGATGGTCATCGCGGCGGCGATGGCGTCGATGCGGTCGTTCTGGAGTGCCGGGATGAGCGAGCTGAACTCGAACTCGCTCCACTCTTCGAGCGTGTAGTCGGTCTCGTCGACGACGGCCTCGAACAGGTCGATGTCGAAGCCGACCAGCTCGCCGTCCTCGTTCTTCATCTCGAACGGCGGGAAGCCGGGTGCGGTCCCCGCGACGATGGTCTGCCCACCGGAGCCGCCACCCATACAGCCTGCGAGGCCGGTGACTGCGGCGGCACTCGATGCACCGGTCAGCTTGAGGTAGGTCCGACGGCTCATTCCTGACGTGTTAAACGATTTCATACCAATAACCCAAGGACAGTGGCTTTTTGAAGGTTTTCTTTCCAGTCGCCAATAGAACGACAAGTTCTATTCGAGATATCAAGACCCAAATACTGTCGGTCGGCCGCGCGGTGGTCTCCGCCGTCTCGTGGGGCGTGGCGACTTCCTCGGGACTGCGGCCGTTCAGTCGCTACTCGGATACGCCTGTGACGTCGTCGTCGAGCCGTCGTGGCGGTATGCGGCCCACGCGACGCCAGCGAGACCGAGGAACGCCGCGGCGAGGATACCGAGGTTGAGGAGTCGGACGGGCGCGGTGTAGATGAGCAGGTCGCGCCCCAAGAGGAGATGGACGAACACGAGTCCGGCGACAGGGAGCGTCGCTAGTTTCACCCGCCGGAGACCGGCGGCACCGGCCCAGTAGACCGTCGCGACGAGCGCGGCGTAGACCGGCAGGGAGGCGAAAACGAACGTGGCCTGCATCCCCGGCGAGTACGTGAGGAGACCGGGCGCGCGGCTGACGAGCGCGCTCACGGGCAGAATGACGAGCGCGGCGAGCAGTGCCCGCTGGGTGCGCGAGAGTGCCGAGCGACGGTGGTGGCCGGTGTAGGCGAACAGCGTCGTCGCGACGAGCGACGTGAAGATGGTCAAGGCGACGAGGAGATGTGCGGACTGCGTCGGCGGCGAGTAACCCCCCGGCAGCCAGCCGTTGAGCGTCACGGTGACCGCGCCGATGCTGATCTGGAGGGGAAGGAGGACGACGGCGAGCGTCGCGGCGAGTTTCGTCCGACGACTCGTGTCACCGCGCCAGGCCCAGCCGACAGTCCCGAGGATGAAGAAGCCGGTGATCATCGCCACGAGCCGGTGGAACCACTCGATGAAACTCGGGATGGTCTGGGGCAGCAGCCCGTTGTCACACAGCGGCCACTGGGCCGAACAGGCGAGTCCCGACCCCGTCGCGGCGGTGTAGACACCGAGCGCGATGAGGCTGGCGGTGAGTGCCGTCGTGAACGCGGCGAACCGCCGGAACGTCAGCCAGTCCGGCCGGAGACGTGCGGTATCCATGCTAGGTGGTGCTCAGGACTCAGACCACTTATGCCTGTCCGAACGGCCCTGAGGCGGCCGATTCTGGTTCACCTCTCGAATCCCGCGACCGTCGCTCTCGGCGACGGCCCCGGGTCGCTCCTGACGACGGCTCCGGGCCGCTCTCGGCGACGATTCCATGTCGCAGTCCTGACCGGAACCGCCGGTTTCAAAGCCGATACTCCGTAGGCTCACGTATGACGGACTTCCTCGACTCCCGCGTCAGTCGACTCGACAGCTATCTCGACACGCACGACCTCGATGCGGTCTGGTTCGCCCGGCCGAACTCGTTCAAATGGCTCACCGGCGGCGACAACGTCGTCGACTACGCGGGCGACGTCGGCGTCGCCGCCGCGGGCTACGACGGCGAACTGCGCGTCGTCACGGACAACATCGAGGCGCAGCGGCTCGTCGACGAGGAGGTTCCGGACGCCTTCGACGTCGAGCACGTGCAGTGGTACGAGTCCTCGCTCGCCGAGGCCGTCGCCGACGCGTCGCCGACGCCCGCCGCCGCCGACTTCGACGTGCCCGGCTTCGCCGACGTCGACGCCTCCACGCTCCGCCAGCCGCTCACGGAGGAGGATATCGAGGTCTACCGCGCGCTCGGCCGCGACGCCGCCGAGGCCGTCGAGTCCGTCGCCCGCGAACTCCAGTCGGACGACACCGAACACGAGGTCGCCGCGGGACTCCGTATCGCGCTCGCCGCCCGCGACATCAACGCACCCGTCGCGCTCGTCGGCGGAGCCGAACGCGCCCAGCAGTACCGCCACTACACGCCGCAGGTCGCGGAACTCGGCGACTACGCGCTGCTGTCGGTGACGGCCGAGCGTAACGGGCTGTACGCCAGCGTCACCCGGACGGTCGCCTTCGACCCGCCGGAGTGGCTCACGGAGCGCACCGAAAAGGCCCAAACCGTCGCCGCGAGCGCGCTCGGCGCGACCCAGCGCGTCGCCCGCGAGGGCGGGAACGCGGGTGACGTGTTCGAGACCGTCCAGGCGGCCTACGACGCGGTCGGCTTCGAGGGCGAGTGGCGGAACCACCACCAGGGCGGCGCGGCTGGCTTCGCGGGCCGCGAGTGGGTCGCGACGCCGACGAACGACGAGGAGGTCCACACGCCGATGGCCTACGCCTGGAACCCCACGGTGCAGGGTGCAAAGAGCGAGGACACCGTCCTCGTCACCGACGACGGCTTCGAGGTGCTGACGACGACCGGCGAGTGGGAGACGCGCGAAGTCGAGTCTCACGACGGCGAGGTCGCCGTCGACGCCCACGAGATTCTCCGTCTGGACTGACTGTCCCGGTACACTGCTTCGGCCGACCGTCCGGTCTCACGGATTCGACCGACAGCCCCGTCACGCGTGAGTCCCCGACTCGGGCGTGACGCCCGCATCACAGCAACCTATTTGACACCGCCGCGACACTCGTCGACCATGCCCTGGTACGCGTTCGACGCGGTCGACGACGCCCTCGATGCGACCCGCAACTTCCTCTTTCCCTTCACCTGGGGACGGTGGCTCCGGCTGGCGATCATCGTCTTCTTCCTCGGTGGGGGTGGGGGGAGTTTCAGTAACGTCAGCAACGTCCCCTCCTCTATTCCCTCCGACGGGGGGACGACACCGCCGCCGACGACGGGCGGTCAACTGCCGACGATCGGCGAGAGTCTGGGGTCGATATCGCCGCTCGTCTACGTCGTCATCGCCGTCATCCTGCTCATCGTCCTGGGACTAATTCTCGTCTCCGCGGTGATGCCCTTCGTCTTCGTCGACGCTCTCCGGACGAACGACGTGCGGATCCGTGGTCCCTTCAAACGACGGTTCGGCAAGGGGATGCGGCTGCTCGGCTTCCAGATCGGTCTTTCCCTGCTCCTCGCGTTGCCGTTCGTCCTCCTCGGAGCTGGCGTCGTCGTCGGCGCGGTCGACCCGACGGTCTTCACGAGCCTCGGCGTGGGCGGTCTCCTCGCTGGTGTCGCCCTCTTCGCGGTCGGAGCCGTCGTCGTCGGGCTCTTCTTCGGCTTCACGAACCAGTTCGTCGTGCCGGTGATGATCGCGACCGACTCCGGTGTCATCGCGTCGTGGCGGCGGTTCTGGTCGACGCTGCGCGAGCAGTGGAAGCAGTTCGTCGTCTATCTGTTCGTCCGGTTCGTCCTCCAACTCGGCGTCGGCATCGGGGCGGCCATCGTCACGCTCGTCCTCGGCGGTATCATCGTCGTCGTGGCGTTGCTCGTCGGCTTCGTCGTCAGCGGCGCGGTCGGCGGGGTGGGTGCCGCGCTACACAGCACCGCCGGTCTCGTCGCGCTGGCGGTACTCGGCGTCCTCGCACTGCTTGCCTTCCTCGCGGTCACGTTACCGGTGCAGATCCTCGTTCAGTCGTACTTCACGGCCTACGAACTGTCGGTCCTCGGCGCGGCGAACGAGGAGTTCGCCCTGCTGCCGGAGCGACCCGAGGGCGGCAACGACGGCGACGACTCGGCCGCACAGTCCGACGACGGCGATGGCGGCGGTGACGACGGCGACGGCCGAACCACCGACAGCGGCCGCGACTCCACGGACGACACCGACTTCTCGTGGGGCGACGATTCGACGACGGCCTGAGCCGGAGAACTGAGTCACTCCCGAGTAAACATTCGACGTCCGTCGAACTGCAAATTCGACAGACACGCATAGTTTTTTGCCGCCCCCCAGTGTCGGCCCTGCCATGGGACTGGACGACGACGCACGGGAGTACCACCGACAGACACCTCCGGGTAAACTGGAGATATCGACGACGAAACCGACGAACACCCAGCGGGATCTCTCGCTCGCCTACTCGCCGGGTGTGGCCGCGCCGTGTCTCGATATCGCCGACGACCCCGAACAGGCGTACAACTACACCGCGAAGGGCAACCTCGTCGGTGTCATCTCGAACGGGTCGGCCGTCTTGGGTCTCGGCAACATCGGTGCGCAGGCGTCGAAACCCGTCATGGAGGGCAAGGGTGTCCTGTTCAAGCGGTTCGCCGACATCGACGTGTTCGACGTCGAACTCGACGAGGCCGACCCCGAGGAGATCATCAAGTCGGTCAGCATGATGGAGCCGACGTTCGGCGGCATCAACCTCGAAGACATCAAAGCCCCCGAATGCTTCGAGATCGAGGAGCGACTCCGCGAGGAGATGGACATCCCCGTCTTCCACGACGACCAACACGGGACGGCCATCATCTCCGGGGCCGCGCTCGTCAACGCCGCCGACATCAGCGGCAAGGATCTCTCGGAGCTGAACATCGTCTTCTCCGGGGCTGGCGCGTCGGCCATCGCGACCGCGCGGTTCTACGTCTCGCTCGGCGCGAAGAAGGAGAACATCACGATGTGCGACTCGACGGGCATCATCACGAAGAAACGTGCCGACGAGGTCAACGAGTACAAGCGGCAGTTCGCCCGCGACGTGCCGGAGGGCGACCTCGCCGACGCGATGGACGGTGCGGACGTGTTCGTCGGTCTCTCCATCGGCGGCATCGTCAGCCAGGAGATGGTCCAGTCGATGGGCGACAACCCGATCATCTTCGCGATGGCGAACCCCGACCCCGAGATCACCTACGAGGACGCCAAGGACGCCCGTGACGACACCGTCATCATGGCGACCGGCCGCTCGGACTATCCGAACCAGGTCAACAACGTGCTGGGCTTCCCGTTCATCTTCCGCGGCGCGCTCGACGCGCGTGCGACCGAAATCAACGAGGAGATGAAGGTCGCCGCCGCCCGCGCGCTGGCCGACCTCTCCCGGCAGGACGTCCCCGATTCTGTTGTCAAGGCGTACGGCGACGAGCCGCTGCAGTTCGGCGCGGACTACATCATCCCGAAGCCGCTCGACCCCCGCGTGCTGTTCGAGGTCGCGCCCGCCGTCGCGCAGGCCGCGATGGACAGCGGGGCGGCCCGGAAGGAGCTCGACATCCCGACCTACACCGAACGGCTCGAAGCGCGACTCGGCAAGTCCCGCGAGATGATGCGGGTCGTCCTGAACAAGGCGAAGGCGGACCCGAAGCGCGTCGCCCTCGCGGAGGGAACCGACGAGAAGATGATCCGGGCGGCCTACCAGCTCGAAGAGCAGGGGATCGCCGAACCCATCCTCATCGGCAACCCGAACAGCATCCTGCGGACGGCCGAGGCCCTCGGGCTGGAGTTCGATCCGACCATCGCCAACCCGCGGGACGACGAGTGGGAGCACTACGCCGACCGACTCTACGAACTCCGTCGGCGCAAGGGGCTGACCCGCAACGAGGCGGCCGACCTCATCCGCCGCGACTCGAACTACTTCGCGAGCGTGATGGTCGAGTCCGGCGACGCCGACGCGATGCTGACCGGGCTGACCCACCACTATCCCTCGGCACTCCGCCCGCCGCTGCAGGTCGTCGGCACGGCCGACGATGCCGACTACGCCGCCGGTGTCTATCTGTTGACGTTCAAGAACCGCGTCGTCTTCTGTGCGGACACTACGGTCAACCTCGACCCCGACTCGGAGGTCCTCGCCGAGATCACGAAACACACCGCGGACCTCGCCCGCAGCTTCAACGTCGAACCGCGGGCGGCGATGCTGTCGTACTCCAACTTCGGCAGCGTCGACAACACGGGCACACGCAAGCCCCGTGACGCCGTGAAACTGCTGCACGACGACCCCGAGGTCGACTTCCCGGTCGACGGTGAGATGCAGGCCGACACCGCCGTCGTCGAGGACATCCTCGAAGGAACCTACGACTTCGCGGATCTCGACGAACCGGCGAACGTCCTCATCTTCCCCAACCTCGAGTCGGGTAACATCGGCTACAAACTGCTCCAGCGGCTCGGCGGTGCGGAAGCCATCGGCCCGATGCTGGTCGGCATGGACAAGCCCGTCCACGTCATGCAGCGCGGTGACGAGGTCAAAGACATCGTCAACCTCGCCGGCGTCGCCGTCGTCGACGCGCAGGAAGAAGGGAACTAACGACTAACTCGCGTTTCCGTTTCGTTTTCTCAGTCCGATTAGTGCTATTTCTCCGAGTCGCCAGCAGAGCGCGCTGCCGACGCCGAGGAAGCCGAGGAGGACGGCGAGAAAGAAGACGAGGACGCCGACGAGGAAGTCGACCGCGACGGCAACCCCGGCAGCGACGACGAACCCACCGCCGAAGCAGGCGGCTGCGGCCTTCAGCAGCAGCCGTTGGTGCTCGCCGAAGCCGAAGAGGTCGTCGCCGCCGAAGACCGCCGGGAGGACGATCCCGACGCCCGTGATGCCGAGAGTGAGAACGAGTGCGACGCCGCCCCAGAGATACGCGCCGCCGGTGACGAAGCCGTCGCTCCCCGGCGGCGCGGGTGGGAGCGTCGCGAGCGAGTAGACGAGGAGGACGGACGCCCCACCGCCGACTGTGACGAGCAGCACCTGGATGGCAGTGAGAACGTAGTCTTTCGGTGTGGAGGGCATCGCTCGCAGGGTGTCCAGGGAACAACATAATTCTTCGCCCCGACGCCGAGAACGACCTACTCCGCCGCGCCAGTGGGCGGCTCAACCGACCCGTCGCCGTCGTCCTCGTCGTCAGACTCCGATGTCGGGGAGAACTGCGTCGCCTTCGGGCCGACCATCGTGACGCCCGCGGGGACGTCGTCGCTGACGACGGCACCGGCTCCGATGCGCGCGCCTTCGCCGACCGTAATCGCGCCGATGAGCGTCGCGTTCGCCCCGAGGACGGCGTCGTCCTCGATGGTCGGATGGCGTTTCTCGCGGCGCATGGAGTTGCCGCCGAGGGTCACGCCGTGGTACATCAGCACGTCGTCGCCGATGTCGGCCGTCTCGCCGACGACGACGCCCATGCCGTGGTCGATGAAGAAGCGTCGGCCGATGGACGCGCCGGGATGGATTTCGACGCCGGTGAGCAGACGCGCGAGATGTGAGAGGAGGCGTGCGAGCAGGTGGTGGTCGCGTCGCCACAGCGCGTGGGCGACGCGGTAGCACCAGATCGCGTGGAGGCCCGGATAGGTCAAGACGACTTCGAGCGCGCCGCGAGCGGCGGGGTCCTTGGCTTGCGCCGTCCGGACGTCCTCAGTGAGACGAGTGAAGAGCGAGAGCATTGGCGGACGGTACGAGAAGCGCGCGGAAAACAGTTGGCGACTCGGCCGTGGGATGCCACCGCGTTTCAGTCGCTGGCACGCCGGTCGTACCGCGAGGGCGGCGGAATCTGCGTGGACTCCGTGCGTTCGGTGGGGGTCTCGGGGAGCACACAGCGGTCCGGCTGGTCGCGGAGATGCGCGTACTCCTCCGGAGAACTCGCCAGCGAGTGTGCCGGGTTCGACCGGCTGGCGATACACGCCGCACGGAGTTCGTCGAAGCCGGCGATGCGTGCGCGAATGCCGCGCCAGTGGTGTTCGCTGCCGGTCGGGACCGCGATCTCGCGGGCGGGTTTCCAGTCGGGATGGCTCGCCGCGAGCACGGCGTGGTTGACGTTCGTCGCCAGCGTGTCGTGGTCGACGAGGATACCGACGCGGGCGGTCGGCGGTGCACGGGCGGCGAGGACGTCGAGACCGAGATGCAGTGCCCGATACTCGGCGACGTTGTTGTCGGGCACGCGGTCGGGCATCGAGACGCGGGCGACGCGCTCGCCGTCTCGTGTTTCGATGACCGCGCCGAGGCCGCCGCCGTCCCGTCGGTAGGAGCCGTCGGTGGCGACGTAGAAGTGTCGGTGGTGGGTGCGCGGCGGATGCGCGAAGTGGGGGGTCGGAGAGTCGTCGAACAGGTCTCGAAGGGTGGACCGGCCGTGAACGGCCATGTCTCCAGATGTGCTGGAGTCATATTTAAACTCTCGCCATCGAGTGAAACTGAACAGTGAAGCCTGAATCTGTCTACGAAAGGACGATACCGGTCATCGGTTGCTCGAATTTACCATAGCATATTTAAGGGTCTCTGCCGGAAGTACCCTTCATGACTGATAACCAGTCGCACGTTAGCAGACGGTCGTATCTCAAGCTCGCCGGTGGTGCCGCCGCCTCCGCGGCCATCGCGGGCTGTGCCAGTGACGGTGGCGAGACGACGACCACGTCCTCCGACGGTGGCAGTGAGACGACCACCACGTCCTCCGATGGTGGCGACGGCGGAAGCATGGACGAGTTCGACGTCACTATCACGCAGGGCAACATGCCCTCGGGACTCGACCCCCACGACCACCGTGAGACGACGACCGACATCGTCGTCCTCCACGCCTACGAGGGAGTTCTGACCCGTGACGCCGACGGTGCGGTCGTGGCCGGTCTCGGTACCGACTACAGCCGCGTCGACGGCGAGGACGCCGTCGAGTTCCAGATCCGCGAGGGCGTCACCTTCCACAACGGCGACGAACTCACCGCCGAGGACGTCGCCTACAGCATCAACCGTATCGTCCAAGAGGACGTCGGCTTCGCCAGCCCGCAGGTCGACCAGCTCGCTGGCGTCACGGGTGCCGAAGCGACCGGCGACGGGACGGTGAAGGTGATGAACGACGGGCTGAACCCCATCGTCTTCTCCGAGTTCGCGACGTACTGCGACGTCATGCAGCAGTCGTGGGTCGAGGAGAACGACAAGTCCTACATCAGCCAGAACATGAACGGCACCGGACCGTTCCAGCTCTCGTCGTACACCGAGGACGTCGAAGTCGTCCTCGAACGCTACGACGACTACTGGCAGGAACCCGCCGAGGCCTCGGGCGTCACCTTCCGTGCCGCCGCAGAGGCGAGTACCCGCGTCAACCAGCTGCTCCAGGGCGAGACGGACATCGTCGTCAACGTCCCGCCGCAGGAGGTCCAGCGGGTCAACAACAGCGACAACGTCCGCATCGCCTCCGCGCCGTCGACGCGTATCATCTACAACGCGATGCGCTACGACGTCGAGCCGTTCTCGAGCGTCCAGTTCCGCCAGGCGATGAACTACGCCATCGACCTGGAGAGCATCGTCTCGAACGTCCTCGAAGGCTTCGGTGCCCAGACGGGCCAGCCGACGCTGGAGGGCTTCGTCGGCCACAACTCCGACGTCGACCCCTATCCGTACGACCCCGACATGGCCGAACAGATGGTCGAGGAGAGCGGCTTCGCGGGTGCTGAGATCGAACTCAACACGCCCGTCGGCCGCTACCTGAAGGACCTCGAAATCGCCCAGGCAGTCGCCGGCTACATCGACGAACTCCCGAACGTCACGGCGTCGGTCCGCCAGCGCGACTTCGGGTCGCTCGTCGACGAACTGCTCACCGGCAACATTGAAGACAAGCCGCCGTGGTATCTCATCGGCTGGGGTGAAGCGACGTTCGACGGCGGACTCGTCATGACGGCACTGCTCAGCACCGACGGAGCGCTCTCCTCGTGGAGTAACGAGGAGTTCGACCAACTGCTCGCGGACGCCGGACAGCAGTCCGGCGACGAGCGCGACCAGACGCTCCAGCAGGCCAACCAGCTTGCACACGACGAGGCACCGTGGATCTTCCTGAACCAGCAGTTCAGTGTCTACGGCGTGAACGACAGCCTCGCGTGGGAGGCACGCGCCGACGAGCGCATCGACGCCTACGCCATCTCCCAGCAGTAGCCAATGTCACTGTCCCGGTTCCTGCTCAAGCGGTCGCTTCAGGGCCTCTTCGTCATCTGGGGGGTCGTGACTGTCGTGTTCGGTCTCCGGTTCATCTCGCCGGGTGACCCGGCGAACGTCCTGCTCCCGCCCGACGTGGACCCTGAGGTCCGCCAACAGGTCGTCCGGGAACTCGGGCTGAACCAGCCGCTGTACATCCAGTACGCCGAGTTCATCGCCGGCATCCCCGTCGGTGACCTCGGGCTGTCGCTGACGACACGGACACCCGTGTTGGCGCGTGTGCTAGCGAGACTGCCAGCGACGCTCGAACTCGCCATCGCCGCGACGGTCGTCGCGGTCGTCATCGCCATCCCGCTCGGGGTCGTCAGCGCGACGCGACGCCACGAGCCTGCGGACTACGGCGCGACGGTGTTCTCCCTGCTCGGCATCTCGACGCCGAACTTCTGGCTCGGCGTGATGCTCATCATCGTGCTCGCGGTGCAGTTGAACCTGTTCCCGACGAGCCAGCGGCCCGTCGGTCTCGACACGGCACTCGCACAGATCGCGACGTTACAGTTCGCGGCCGGATTCGACGACCTGGTGACGTGGGCGTGGCATATCACACTCCCGGCGATCACGCTGGGGACGTACTTCACCGCGCTCATCACACGGCTCACACGGAGCGGGATGCTCGACGAACTCGGGAAGTCCTACGTTCGCGCGTCGCGAGCGAAGGGCCTCCCCGAGACGCTCGTCCGCTACAAGCACGTGCTGCGGAACACGCTCATCCCCATCATCACCGTCGTCGGCCTGCAGATCGGGACGCTCATCGGTGGGGCGGTCATCACCGAAGCGGTGTTCGCGTGGCCCGGACTCGGGACGCTCATCATCGACAGTATCAACGCCCGCGACTGGCCGGTGCTCCAGGGGTCGCTCATCATCGTCGCCGTCGGCTTCGTGGTCGTGAACATCCTCGTCGACGCGCTCTACGCGTACGTCAACCCACAGGTGGCGTTCGACTGATATGCTCTCAGATATTCTCGATCAGATAACGCGGGCACTTGGCTCGGCACTCTCACCGCGGACGGTACGGAACCTCAAGCGGGAGCTTCGCCGGAGTGTCCTCTCGAAAGTGGGAATCGCCATCGTCGTCCTCATGCTGTCGATGGCGGTGTTCGCCCCGCTCATCGCGCCGTACAGCCCCGGACAACAGAACTTAGAGGAGGCACGCCAGCCTCCGCTCGGCTTCAGTACCGCCGAGACGCAGGAGGTGACCGTCCAGGAGAACGGCAGCGTCGTCATCGAGAACGGCCAGATCGTCACCGAAAACCGGACGGTCTACGAGAACGCGACGCTCGCACATCCGCTCGGGACCGACGGCAACGGCCGTGACATCCTCTCGCGGGTCATCTACGGCGCGCGCACCTCGATTCTCGTCGGGCTGTTCGGGACCGGCTTGGCCGCGCTCATCGGCGTGACCGTCGGCCTGACTGCGGGGTACTACGGCGACAAAGTCGACGACGCGTTGATGCGCGCCGCCGACATCATGCTCGCGTTCCCGTCGCTCGTGCTCGCCATCGCACTCGTCGGGGTCTGGGGACAGGCGGTGGTCCGCATCCCCGACCCCTTCGTCACCACTGGCTTCGCCGGCTGGTGGCGCGAGTTGCTCGGGCTGACGACCGGGACGATGCCGTCGAACGTCGTCCTCCCCGGGACGGTCATCGTCGTCGTCGCGCTCGTCAACTGGGTGTGGTTCGCCCGCGTCTCGCGCGGGGAGGCACTC is a window from the Halogranum gelatinilyticum genome containing:
- a CDS encoding ABC transporter permease, which encodes MLSDILDQITRALGSALSPRTVRNLKRELRRSVLSKVGIAIVVLMLSMAVFAPLIAPYSPGQQNLEEARQPPLGFSTAETQEVTVQENGSVVIENGQIVTENRTVYENATLAHPLGTDGNGRDILSRVIYGARTSILVGLFGTGLAALIGVTVGLTAGYYGDKVDDALMRAADIMLAFPSLVLAIALVGVWGQAVVRIPDPFVTTGFAGWWRELLGLTTGTMPSNVVLPGTVIVVVALVNWVWFARVSRGEALSVREEEYVKAARALGAGNSRIIGRHVLPNSVTPILVLATIQVAAIILLESALSFLGFSGADVSWGFDIALGRQYQSTSWWISTIPGIAIVLTVIGLNLVGDWLRDAFDPGIEGEGGV
- a CDS encoding ABC transporter substrate-binding protein, which codes for MTDNQSHVSRRSYLKLAGGAAASAAIAGCASDGGETTTTSSDGGSETTTTSSDGGDGGSMDEFDVTITQGNMPSGLDPHDHRETTTDIVVLHAYEGVLTRDADGAVVAGLGTDYSRVDGEDAVEFQIREGVTFHNGDELTAEDVAYSINRIVQEDVGFASPQVDQLAGVTGAEATGDGTVKVMNDGLNPIVFSEFATYCDVMQQSWVEENDKSYISQNMNGTGPFQLSSYTEDVEVVLERYDDYWQEPAEASGVTFRAAAEASTRVNQLLQGETDIVVNVPPQEVQRVNNSDNVRIASAPSTRIIYNAMRYDVEPFSSVQFRQAMNYAIDLESIVSNVLEGFGAQTGQPTLEGFVGHNSDVDPYPYDPDMAEQMVEESGFAGAEIELNTPVGRYLKDLEIAQAVAGYIDELPNVTASVRQRDFGSLVDELLTGNIEDKPPWYLIGWGEATFDGGLVMTALLSTDGALSSWSNEEFDQLLADAGQQSGDERDQTLQQANQLAHDEAPWIFLNQQFSVYGVNDSLAWEARADERIDAYAISQQ
- a CDS encoding ABC transporter permease; amino-acid sequence: MSLSRFLLKRSLQGLFVIWGVVTVVFGLRFISPGDPANVLLPPDVDPEVRQQVVRELGLNQPLYIQYAEFIAGIPVGDLGLSLTTRTPVLARVLARLPATLELAIAATVVAVVIAIPLGVVSATRRHEPADYGATVFSLLGISTPNFWLGVMLIIVLAVQLNLFPTSQRPVGLDTALAQIATLQFAAGFDDLVTWAWHITLPAITLGTYFTALITRLTRSGMLDELGKSYVRASRAKGLPETLVRYKHVLRNTLIPIITVVGLQIGTLIGGAVITEAVFAWPGLGTLIIDSINARDWPVLQGSLIIVAVGFVVVNILVDALYAYVNPQVAFD